A genomic window from Equus caballus isolate H_3958 breed thoroughbred chromosome 5, TB-T2T, whole genome shotgun sequence includes:
- the LOC111773501 gene encoding myeloid cell nuclear differentiation antigen-like isoform X2 — protein MVNEYMKIVLLKGLEHINDYYFNVVKSLLAHDLGLTTKMQDEYNRIKIAHLIEEKFQGAACVNKLIELLKDIPEFKGLFKKPRKEKQKAKGTTPVKKRKQEAVGLATLTPTTSGTLTSEGAEETPVARKKKKTAKENTATKRIKVFQEHVHPSCPAGASTSETTGCPLLPQISSSAPSSTSIT, from the exons ATggtgaatgaatacatgaaaattGTTCTGCTGAAAGGATTAGAGCACAtcaatgattattattttaatgtagtcaagTCCCTACTGGCCCATGATTTGGGATTGACTACAAAAATGCAAGATGAATATAACAGAATTAAGATTGCTCATCTAATAGAAGAAAAGTTCCAAGGTGCTGCCTGTGTGAACAAACTAATAGAATTGTTAAAAGACATACCAGAATTTAAaggcctttttaaaaaacctagAAAGGAGAAGCAAAAAG CAAAAGGAACAACTCcagtgaaaaagagaaagcaggaagCAGTGGGTCTTGCTACACTTACACCCACCACAAGTGGTACTCTGACATCTGAAGGAGCAGAGGAGACTCCTGTGGCTCGG aaaaagaaaaagacagccaAAGAAAATACTGCAACCAAAAGGATTAAGGTGTTCCAGGAGCATGTTCATCCTTCCTGTCCTGCAGGAGCCAGCACATCTGAAACCACTGGCTGTCCCTTGCTTCCTCAGATCTCATCATCAGCTCCATCCTCCACTTCCATAACTTAG
- the LOC111773501 gene encoding myeloid cell nuclear differentiation antigen-like isoform X1, with product MVNEYMKIVLLKGLEHINDYYFNVVKSLLAHDLGLTTKMQDEYNRIKIAHLIEEKFQGAACVNKLIELLKDIPEFKGLFKKPRKEKQKVEKNIKSIPAKGTTPVKKRKQEAVGLATLTPTTSGTLTSEGAEETPVARKKKKTAKENTATKRIKVFQEHVHPSCPAGASTSETTGCPLLPQISSSAPSSTSIT from the exons ATggtgaatgaatacatgaaaattGTTCTGCTGAAAGGATTAGAGCACAtcaatgattattattttaatgtagtcaagTCCCTACTGGCCCATGATTTGGGATTGACTACAAAAATGCAAGATGAATATAACAGAATTAAGATTGCTCATCTAATAGAAGAAAAGTTCCAAGGTGCTGCCTGTGTGAACAAACTAATAGAATTGTTAAAAGACATACCAGAATTTAAaggcctttttaaaaaacctagAAAGGAGAAGCAAAAAG ttgaaaagaatattaaatcCATTCCAGCAAAAGGAACAACTCcagtgaaaaagagaaagcaggaagCAGTGGGTCTTGCTACACTTACACCCACCACAAGTGGTACTCTGACATCTGAAGGAGCAGAGGAGACTCCTGTGGCTCGG aaaaagaaaaagacagccaAAGAAAATACTGCAACCAAAAGGATTAAGGTGTTCCAGGAGCATGTTCATCCTTCCTGTCCTGCAGGAGCCAGCACATCTGAAACCACTGGCTGTCCCTTGCTTCCTCAGATCTCATCATCAGCTCCATCCTCCACTTCCATAACTTAG